The Pseudonocardia broussonetiae DNA segment ACCCGCGAGGGCCGCAACGCCGACACCGCGGTGCTGTACTGCCACCCGAGCTCGAACTTCGTCGGCCACTACGCGCTCGACGCCACCGCCGCGCTGGGCGTCGACGCGATCGGCGCCGTCACCCGCTACGCGGGCAACGACACCCAGGTCGTGCTGGAGAACTGCGTGGCCGACCTCGGCTCGATGATCCGCCACCTGCGCGACGTCGAGGGCTACCGGCGCGTCGTGCTCGTCGGCAACTCCGGGGGCGGGGGGCTGGCGGCGTTCTACCAGTCGCAGGCGGAGAAGCCGACGGTCACCGACGCGCCCGGCGGCGGCGGCACCGACCTGACCCGCGCCGACCTCCCGCCCGCCGACGCCCTGGTCATGCTCAACGCCCACGCCGGGCGCGCCGACCTCCTGCAGGGCTGGCTCGACCCGGCCGTCGTCGACGAGGACGACCCCTTCACCCGCGACGCCGACCTCGACCTGTTCGCCGACCGGGCCCTGCCGCTGGACCGCGGGTGGGTCGACGCCTACCGCGCCGCCCAGGCCGCGCGGATGGAGCGGATCACCGCCTGGGTGCACGGGCAGCTGCGCGAGCTCGGCGACCGCCACGGCGACGCCGTGCCCGACCTGCCGTTCCGGGTGCACGGGACGTGCGCCGACCCGCGCTTCCTGGACACCACGCTGGACCCGTCCGACCGGGAGCCGGGCACGCTGTGGGGCGACCCGCGCTCGGCCAACCTGCGGCCGGTCACGCTCGGCAGCCTCACCACCCTGCGGTCGTGGCTCTCGCAGTGGAGCGTCGCCGACACGAACGCCGACGGCCCGACGTGCCTCGCCGGCGTCTCGGTGCCGGTGCTGGTGGCCTACGGCACGGGGGACAAGGGCTGCTTCCCCTCGATGGCCACCGCGCTGCACGACGCCGCGCCGCACCCCGGGAAGCGGCTGCTGCCGGTCCCGGGGGCGGGGCACTACTTCGAGGGCCCCGACCACCTGCTCACCGACTGCCTGGCCGCGGTGGTCGACTGGCTGGGCTGATCCGGGCGGCCGGCGCGCTCATGTGAGCGCCTGCACGCGTTCCGAGGCTCTCCGTCGGCGCGCCGTCCGTCCGGTGGTACACGATCGAAACGTTCGCCACGTACGGTCCACCCCCATGCCGGACCCCGCCGAGGCGACCCTCGAGCACCACGAGCTCAAGCGCTCCATCACCGCCAAGCAGCTCTACTTCTACGTCGTCGGCGACGTGCTCGGGTCGGGGATCTACGTCCTCATCGGCCTGGTGGCCGCGGCCGTCGGCGGCGCGTTCTGGATCGCGTTCCTGGCCGGCGTCGCGGTGGCCACGATCACCGGCCTCGCCTACGCCGAGCTGGTCACCAAGTACCCGCAGGCCGCCGGCGCCTCGCTCTACGTGAACAAGGCGTTCCGGTCGCCCGTCCTCACCTTCTTCATCACCATCTGCATGCTGTCGGCCAACATGGCGGCCGTCGGGTCGCTGGCGTCGGGCTTCGTCCGCTACTTCGCCGGGGTCGTCGGGCTGTCCGAGGACGCGGTCGTCCCGACGCTGATCATCGCGCTGGTGTTCGTCGCCCTCATCACGCTGATCAACCTGATCGGGATCAGCGAGTCGGTGGTGGTGAACGTGGTGATGACGTTCATCGAGCTCAGCGGCCTGGTCATCATCATGGTCATCGGGCTGATCGCGCTGTTCTCCGGCATCGCCGACCCGGGCGTGCTCACGCAGTTCAACGCCGACGGCGGCGCGGGCAGCCAGGTGATCGCGGTCGTGTCCGGCGTCTCGCTCGCCTTCTTCGCGATGACCGGGTTCGAGAACGCGGCCAACGTGGCCGAGGAGACGATCGACCCGTCGCGGGCGTTCCCGCGGGCGCTGATCGGCGGCATGCTGACGGCGGGCGTCGTCTACGTGCTGGTCTCCCTGGCCTCCGCGCTGGCCGTGCCGATCGACACGCTGGCCGGCAACACGCTGCTCGAGGTGATCCGCGCCGGCATCCTGCCCATCTCGGTGGGCGTGATGCTCGTCGTGTTCGGCATCGTCGCCATGATCGCGATCAGCAACACCACGCTCGTCACCGTCGTCGCCCAGTCCCGGATCCTGTACGGGATGGCCCGCGAGGACGTGGTGCCCGCGGTGTTCGCCAAGGTCCACCCCACCCGTCGCAGCCCCTACGTGGCGCTGCTGTTCGGCGCCGGGATCGTCGGCCTGCTGCTGCTGATCGGCGCGCTGATCCAGCTGAGCGGCTCCGACCTCGACATCGTCGACCGGCTGGCCACCATCACCGTGGTGTTCCTGCTGTTCATCTACGCGCTGGTGATCGTCGCCTGCCTGAAGCTGCGTGGCCAGGACGAGACGCCCGACACCTACCGGGCCAACACCCCGCTGCTGGTGCTGGGCATCGTCGGCAACCTGGTGGTGCTGGTCTACACCGTCGTCGACGACCCGGGCTCGCTGCTGTGGGTGGCCGGACTGCTCGCCGTCGGCCTGCTCCTCTTCCTCGCGCAGCGCTTCACCACCGGCAGGCGGACCCGCCCGCCGGGCACCGGGCACGACAGCCCCGCCGCCGACGCACCGACGACCGACAAGGGACTCTGAGCCATGCACGTGATCGTCGCGACCGACGGGTCCCACGCCTCCCTGGCCGGGGCGAAGCAGTTCCAGTGGATCGCGGACTCCCGCGAGATCACCGACGTCACCGTGGTGGCCGTGGTCAGCCCGTACGCCGCGGTGCCGTTCGCCAACGAGCTCACGCCGCGGCGCAACACCGAGCCGACCGACTTCAGCTTCCAGCAGGAGGCCGAGGCCGCGGTCGACGTGGTGGCCGCGGTGTTCGACGGCTGGGGTCCGACGATCCACAGGCAGGTGCGCAGCGGCTCGCCCGCCTCGGAGATCGTGCGGGCGGCCGAGGAGGCGGCCGCATCGCTCATCTCGTTGGCGGCCGGCGGGCGCGGGCTCACCTCGACGATCCTGCTGGGCAGCACCGCCTCGCGCGTGCAGCACTCGGCGCCCTGCCCCGTCCTGGTCTGCCGGCCGATGCGGCCGGCGGGGACGTGAGCCGGTCGTCCCGCCGGCGCGGCGCGTAGGCTCATCGCCCACGCCGTGGCGCAGGTCCCCCGGCGGCGACCGACGGGCCGGAGAGCGCGACACGTGACCGACACCCCCACTCGCCGGACCCAGGAGCAGCGGCGGGCCGAGACCGCCCGCCGGGTGCTCGACGCGGCGACCGAGCTCATCGCCCGCACCGGGTCGCGCTCGGTCACGCTGGCGCAGGTGGGGGAGGCGGCGGGGTACAGCCGCGGCATCGTCTACCACCAGTTCGGCAGCCGCGAGCGCCTCGTCGAGGCGGTCCTGGACCGGGCCCAGCAGCTGGACCTGCCCGAGTACGCGGGCGACGGGCTCGAGCACCTCGTGGGGATCGTGGAGTCCTACCTGCGGGCGGTGTCCGGCGGCTCGGTCTCCACCCTCGCGTTCCTGCAGCTGTGGATGGAGGCGGTCGCGGCCGACCCGGTGGTCGCCCCGCTGTTCGCCCGGCGCGACGAGGAGTTCCGCCGGTTCCTCCACGACGCGGTCCGCAGGGGAGTGGCCGACGGGACCGTGCGGTCCGACGCGGACCCCGATGCCGCCGGGTCCGTGCTCATGGCGCTGCTGCGCGGGGCCGGCCTGCAGTTCGTGGCGACGCCTCCCGTCGCCGACGCCCCCGCCCTCATCCGGGAGGCGGTGCGCACGGTGCGCACCGCGTTCGCCGCCACCTCCTGACGCTCCTCGTGGCATCCCGGCCTCCGTCGCGCTAGTGTTACTTGCATACACGCACGCAAGTAAGCGACAGGAGCGCCATGTCCCCGCAGTCCCCGCTGGTCCTCGTCCACGGCAACCCCGAGAACGCCCTCGTGTGGGGGCCGCTCCTCGCGGAGCTGGGCCGGACCGACGCGTTCACCCTGTCCCCGCCCGGTTTCGGCGCACCCGCGCCGGAGGGCTTCGCGACGACCGTCGAGGGCTACCGCGACTGGCTGATCGCCCGTCTCGAGCAGTTCGGGCGCCCCGTCGACCTCGTCGGCCACGACTGGGGCGGCGCCCACGTCGTGCACGTGGCGATGCGGCGCCCCGACCTGGTCCGCAGCTGGGCCTCCGACGCCCTCGGCCTCTACGCGCCCGACTACGTCTGGCACGCGAGGGCCCAGGTGTGGCAGCAGGAGGGTGCGGGGGAGGAGTCGGTGAAGGAGCTGTTCGGCGGCCCGCTGGAGCAGCGGCTCGCCGTCGTCGAGCGGATCGGGATGGCCGGCCCGGTGGCCGAGCGCGTCGCGGCCGGCATCGACGACGGCATGGGCCGCGCCGTGCTGGCCCTGCTCCGCTCGGCCGCGCAGCCGGTGATGGCCGAGCTGGGCCGCGGGCTCGCGGACGCCGGCAAGCGCCCCGGCCTGGCCCTGATCGCGATGAGCGACGTCGACGCCGCCAGCGGCACCATCGACCAGCACCGTGCCGCTGCGGAGGCCGCCGGAGCGGAGATCGCCGAGCTGGCCGGCGTCGGGCACTGGTGGCCGGTGAACGACCCCCGCCCGGTCGCTGCCGCCCTCGCGGAGTTCTGGGGTCGGCTCGACGGGGCGTGAAGGGGTGCGGGGCTGCTTCTCGTCCGAGGACGGGCGGGGGTGCGTTCCGCGGAACGCGATCCGCGGAGCGCGTTCCGCGGAACGCGCGCGGGTGGTTCCCGCGCGCGTTTCCGGCTCCCGCGCGGTCCCGGGGGCGCGCGGGAGCTTGCTGGGTGCGCGGGAGCCAGTTGAGTGCGCGCGAGCCGACTGGGTGCGCGGGAACCGACCGGGTGCGCGGGAGCTGATCCGGTGCGTGGGTGCCGATTGGGTGCGCGCGAGACCCGGCTGGGTGCGCGAAAGACTCAGGGGCAGGCGCCGGATGCGCGGGCGTGCTCCGGCCGTACCGCAGCCGCGTTCCGCGGAACGCGCTCCTCCGCGCAACTTTCGTGGACGACGGCTCGCTCCCGAGCCACAGGTCCGGGGTGATGGGCGGCTCGGCGCCGTTGACGGGCGGCGGATCGCGTTCCGCGGAACGCGATCCGGTGGTTCCCGCGCACCTCTCGGCCTCCCGCGCGCCCCCGGGAGCGCGCGGGAGCCAGTTGGGTGCGCGGGAAGCGAGTGCGTGCGCGTTCCGCGGAACGCATCCGCCCCGACCGCGCCCCGACCGCGCCCCGACCGCGCCCCGACCGCGCCCCGACCGCGCCCCGACCGCGCCCCGCCCGCGCACCGCCCCGCACCCCCCACCGACGGCCGTCCGCCGCCCTCGACAGTCCGGAGTGACGGCGGCTCGGCAGCTGCTCGCCGCCGGCGCCCCCCATACCTGGGAACGGCGCCGAGCCCTACCCCGGCCGCAGGGAACGGTCGGCGCCCGTGCCGCCCGCGGCGGCGCCGACCGTCCACGGGAACGCCGCCGCCCGCGACCGCACCCCCTGCGCCGCCCTCGACCGGTTCGGCTCGCCGAGGTCGGCGAGCAGGTCCTCGCCGAGCGTGACGAGCCGGCCGAGCCGCTCGGGGGTCAGCCAGCCCGGGCGCAGCGCGAACAGGAGGTCCTCGGTGGCGGTGTTGCCGCTGGCTCCGGGCGCGAAGGGGCAGCCGCCGAGGCCGCCGAGGGTCCCGTCGAGCGCGTCGGCGCCCGCCGCGACGGCCGCCAGCCCGTTGGCCACGCCCTGCCCCCAGGTGTCGTGGCCGTGGAAGACGATCCGTCGGCCGGAGGCCCGCTCCCGGGCGGCCGAGACGAGCGCGGCGACCTCACCCGCGACCGCCTGGCCGAGCGTGTCGCACAGGACGACGTCGCAGGTGCCGTCCGTGCGCGGGTCCTCGACGATCCGCAGCACGGCCGCCGGGTCGACCGGACCGTCGAACGGGCAGGTGAACGCCGTGGCGAGGCAGAGCTGGATCCGCCCGCCCGCGGCGAGCGCCGTGCCGACGGCCGCGGGCAGTCCGGCGAGGCTCGTGCCGGAGTCGCGGCCGACGTTGGCGCGGTTGTGGGCGTCGGAGACCGACAGGCAGTACTGGACGTTGCGCGCGCCGGCCGCCACCGCCCGCTCGACGTGGCGCGGCGTGGCGACCCACACCCAGCACCGCTCGAGCTCGTGCGGTTCCAGCGCGTCGACGACGGCGAGGGTGTCGGCCAGCGGCGGGACGAGGTCGGGCCGGGCCAGCGAGCCGATCTCCAGCTCGGGAACGCCCAGCGCCAGCAGCTCCCGGACCAGCTCGACCTTGCGCCGGGTCGGCAGCGGCCCGCGGGTCAGCTGCAGGCCGTCGCGCAGGGTCGCGTCCCGCAGGACCGTCACGGGAGGAGCCCCAGCTCGGCGAGGACCTCGTCCGTGTGCTCGCCCAGGTCCGGACCGAGGCTGCGGACCGGCAACGACGCGCCGCCCAGCACCGGGACGATGCCCGGGAAGCCGACCCGGCGCGGTCCCTCGCCGGTGTCGACGTCGAAGTACTGGATCATGTCGCGGGCCGCGTACTGCGGGTCGGCGCAGATGTCGGCCGCGGTGAAGATCGGGCCCGACGGCACGCCGGCCGCCTCGAGCACCGCGAGCACGTCGTCGCGCGTGCGCGCACCGGTCCAGGCGGCGAGGGCGTCGTCGAGCTCGTCGCGGCGGGCCCACCGCCCGGCGTTGCTGGCCAGCTCGGGGTCGTCGGCGAGGTCCGGCCGGCCGGCCGCGGTCATCAGGCGGCGGTAGATCCCGTCGCCGTTGCCGGCGATCACCACGCTCCCGCCGGTGGCGCAGGGGTAGGCGTTCGAGGGTGCGATGCCCTCCATGCGCCCGCCGACCCGCTCCCGTGTGATGCCGTGGGCCAGGTGGTCGGGCACCAGCGACTCCGTCACGGACAGCACGGCCTCGCTGAGCGCGACGTCGAGGATCCGGTCGGCGAGTGGGGTCGGCGCGCCCGCCTCCCGCCGGTAGAGACCCATGAGCACGCCGAAGGCGGCGTACAGCCCGGCGAGGGTGTCGCCGATCGACACCCCGGTGCGCGACGGCGGCCGGTCCGGCTCGCCGACCAGCGCGCGCAGCCCGCCCACGGCCTCGGCGACCGCGGCGAACCCCGGGCGCTCCGCGAGCGGCCCGGTCTGGCCGAACGCGGAGATCCGCGCGATCACGACGCCCGGGCGCGCGGCCTCCAGCTCGGCCGGTCCGAGCCCCCACCGCTCGAGGGTGCCGGGACGGAAGTTCTCCAGCACGGCGTCGCTGCGGGCGACCAGGGCCAGGACGGCGTCCCGGCCCTCGGGCGTCCGCAGGTCGAGCACCACCGACTTCTTGTTGCGGTTGATCGTCCGGTGCAGCATCGAGGTGCCGCCGGCGTAGAGGCGCCAGGTGCGCAGCTCGTCGCCGGTGTGCGGGCGCTCGATCTTGACCACCTCCGCGCCGAAGTCGGCGAGCAGGCGCCCGGCGGTGGGCGCGGCGATGTAGTTGCCCAGCTCGACCACCCGGACACCGGCGAGAGGGAGCGGCCGGGCGCTCGTCCCGGCGGTCACCGGCGCAGCGGGGTGAGCTCGGCGGGGGGAACCGGGCCGCGGCCCGCCCCGGAGGTGGGGCACGCGGTGGCGCCGCGGCCGGACACGCCGACGGTCAGCCGGCCGAGGTGCGTGACCTCGGTGCTGATCTCGTCGCCGTCGCGCACCTCGCCGACGCCGGCGGGCGTGCCGGTGGTGAGGACGTCGCCCGGTTCCAGGGTCATCACCGACGACACGTACTCGACCAGGCGGGGGACGTCCCAGATGAGGTCGGCGACGTCGGCGTGCTGGCGCAGCACCCCGTTGACCGCGCAGCGCAGCTCCAGCCGGTCGAGCGGCCCGACCTCGTCGGGCGTGACGAGGTGGGGGCCGCACGGGGTGAAGGTGTCGAAGGACTTGCGCACCGAGCGGTCCTCCCCACCGCGCAGGGTCATGTCGAGGACGTTGGTGTACCCCGCGACGACGTCGAGCGCGTCGGCGGCGCGGACGTTCCTGGCCCTCCGGCCGATCACCACCCCGAGCTCGCCCTCCTGGTCGAACCGGCGGTCGTGGTAGGGCAGCCGCACGGTCCCGCCCGACGGGACCAGTGACGACGGCGCCTTGAGGAACACCCCCAGCCCGCTCACGTGGACGGCCTCGTTCATCTCGTGCTGGTGGTCGGTGTAGTTGACCGGCGCGGCGACGATCTTCGTCGGGTCGGGGACCGGTGGCTGCAGGGTGACCTCCGACCGGGCGAGCCGCGGGGCCGCCGCGACGTGCTCCCGCACGGAGGACAGGTCGCCGCCGGTGCGGGCGAGCAGCCGCCGCATCGGGCTGAGCCCGGTGCCCGCGGCGGGTGCGGGACCGAGCAGCGCGCCCAGGTCGCTGATCACGTCCCCGTCGACGACGCCGACGGAGGGCGTGCCGGCGCGGTCGAGGAAGCTCACGAGTCGCACGGTTCTCTCCTGCTCACGCCGCGGTCGTCGCGGCGGGGACGTCGGGGTAGGGGTCGGCGTAGAGCCAGTCGACCTCGCTGTAGTCGTCGAAGGCGCGCCCGCGCAGCACGCGGTCGCGCAGCGCCGCGGTGACGTCGTCGTCGGTGTGCCAGATCCGGCCCCACGGCCGGGCCACG contains these protein-coding regions:
- a CDS encoding alpha/beta hydrolase, giving the protein MSPQSPLVLVHGNPENALVWGPLLAELGRTDAFTLSPPGFGAPAPEGFATTVEGYRDWLIARLEQFGRPVDLVGHDWGGAHVVHVAMRRPDLVRSWASDALGLYAPDYVWHARAQVWQQEGAGEESVKELFGGPLEQRLAVVERIGMAGPVAERVAAGIDDGMGRAVLALLRSAAQPVMAELGRGLADAGKRPGLALIAMSDVDAASGTIDQHRAAAEAAGAEIAELAGVGHWWPVNDPRPVAAALAEFWGRLDGA
- a CDS encoding CaiB/BaiF CoA transferase family protein, with amino-acid sequence MTAGTSARPLPLAGVRVVELGNYIAAPTAGRLLADFGAEVVKIERPHTGDELRTWRLYAGGTSMLHRTINRNKKSVVLDLRTPEGRDAVLALVARSDAVLENFRPGTLERWGLGPAELEAARPGVVIARISAFGQTGPLAERPGFAAVAEAVGGLRALVGEPDRPPSRTGVSIGDTLAGLYAAFGVLMGLYRREAGAPTPLADRILDVALSEAVLSVTESLVPDHLAHGITRERVGGRMEGIAPSNAYPCATGGSVVIAGNGDGIYRRLMTAAGRPDLADDPELASNAGRWARRDELDDALAAWTGARTRDDVLAVLEAAGVPSGPIFTAADICADPQYAARDMIQYFDVDTGEGPRRVGFPGIVPVLGGASLPVRSLGPDLGEHTDEVLAELGLLP
- a CDS encoding TetR/AcrR family transcriptional regulator; the protein is MTDTPTRRTQEQRRAETARRVLDAATELIARTGSRSVTLAQVGEAAGYSRGIVYHQFGSRERLVEAVLDRAQQLDLPEYAGDGLEHLVGIVESYLRAVSGGSVSTLAFLQLWMEAVAADPVVAPLFARRDEEFRRFLHDAVRRGVADGTVRSDADPDAAGSVLMALLRGAGLQFVATPPVADAPALIREAVRTVRTAFAATS
- a CDS encoding APC family permease; translation: MPDPAEATLEHHELKRSITAKQLYFYVVGDVLGSGIYVLIGLVAAAVGGAFWIAFLAGVAVATITGLAYAELVTKYPQAAGASLYVNKAFRSPVLTFFITICMLSANMAAVGSLASGFVRYFAGVVGLSEDAVVPTLIIALVFVALITLINLIGISESVVVNVVMTFIELSGLVIIMVIGLIALFSGIADPGVLTQFNADGGAGSQVIAVVSGVSLAFFAMTGFENAANVAEETIDPSRAFPRALIGGMLTAGVVYVLVSLASALAVPIDTLAGNTLLEVIRAGILPISVGVMLVVFGIVAMIAISNTTLVTVVAQSRILYGMAREDVVPAVFAKVHPTRRSPYVALLFGAGIVGLLLLIGALIQLSGSDLDIVDRLATITVVFLLFIYALVIVACLKLRGQDETPDTYRANTPLLVLGIVGNLVVLVYTVVDDPGSLLWVAGLLAVGLLLFLAQRFTTGRRTRPPGTGHDSPAADAPTTDKGL
- a CDS encoding alpha/beta hydrolase, with protein sequence MRELMPVAMQDQMGGDVYSGIARASGRLWCGRERTREGRNADTAVLYCHPSSNFVGHYALDATAALGVDAIGAVTRYAGNDTQVVLENCVADLGSMIRHLRDVEGYRRVVLVGNSGGGGLAAFYQSQAEKPTVTDAPGGGGTDLTRADLPPADALVMLNAHAGRADLLQGWLDPAVVDEDDPFTRDADLDLFADRALPLDRGWVDAYRAAQAARMERITAWVHGQLRELGDRHGDAVPDLPFRVHGTCADPRFLDTTLDPSDREPGTLWGDPRSANLRPVTLGSLTTLRSWLSQWSVADTNADGPTCLAGVSVPVLVAYGTGDKGCFPSMATALHDAAPHPGKRLLPVPGAGHYFEGPDHLLTDCLAAVVDWLG
- a CDS encoding universal stress protein, giving the protein MHVIVATDGSHASLAGAKQFQWIADSREITDVTVVAVVSPYAAVPFANELTPRRNTEPTDFSFQQEAEAAVDVVAAVFDGWGPTIHRQVRSGSPASEIVRAAEEAAASLISLAAGGRGLTSTILLGSTASRVQHSAPCPVLVCRPMRPAGT
- a CDS encoding hydroxymethylglutaryl-CoA lyase, translated to MTVLRDATLRDGLQLTRGPLPTRRKVELVRELLALGVPELEIGSLARPDLVPPLADTLAVVDALEPHELERCWVWVATPRHVERAVAAGARNVQYCLSVSDAHNRANVGRDSGTSLAGLPAAVGTALAAGGRIQLCLATAFTCPFDGPVDPAAVLRIVEDPRTDGTCDVVLCDTLGQAVAGEVAALVSAARERASGRRIVFHGHDTWGQGVANGLAAVAAGADALDGTLGGLGGCPFAPGASGNTATEDLLFALRPGWLTPERLGRLVTLGEDLLADLGEPNRSRAAQGVRSRAAAFPWTVGAAAGGTGADRSLRPG
- a CDS encoding fumarylacetoacetate hydrolase family protein, with translation MRLVSFLDRAGTPSVGVVDGDVISDLGALLGPAPAAGTGLSPMRRLLARTGGDLSSVREHVAAAPRLARSEVTLQPPVPDPTKIVAAPVNYTDHQHEMNEAVHVSGLGVFLKAPSSLVPSGGTVRLPYHDRRFDQEGELGVVIGRRARNVRAADALDVVAGYTNVLDMTLRGGEDRSVRKSFDTFTPCGPHLVTPDEVGPLDRLELRCAVNGVLRQHADVADLIWDVPRLVEYVSSVMTLEPGDVLTTGTPAGVGEVRDGDEISTEVTHLGRLTVGVSGRGATACPTSGAGRGPVPPAELTPLRR